In Ascochyta rabiei chromosome 2, complete sequence, one genomic interval encodes:
- a CDS encoding coenzyme A transporter produces MSSPALRHDDPLMDTHLLTRHADRHAETKSASSSSSSSSSSSNNRTKTPPLRSTDGDAMAPPRPKEEAHLGAPAGTKAKVEKKSYEYLVKSGIAGGIAGCAAKTVVGPLDRVKILFQTQNPQFAKYSGSWTGFPTAVRDIYLQAGVQGLFKGHSATLLRIFPYAGIKFLAYEQIRTRVIHSQAQETAGRRFVSGSLAGMVSVFFTYPLEVIRVRLAFETRAGERSNLSSIVRKIYSETSAPTSHNPTNALTATATQAAEKLTPQTGLSNFFRGFTPTLLGMVPYAGASFLAHDTMSDAMRWPALAPYTVLPNTGREETSTTSPKPAQLRYWAELSTGGMAGFVSQTVSYPLEVIRRRMQVGGVVGDGHRLGIAEVAKRIYVERGWRGYFVGLTIGYVKVVPMVATSFFVYERGKFYLGI; encoded by the coding sequence ATGTCCTCGCCCGCCCTCCGCCATGACGATCCCCTCATGGACACCCACCTCCTGACCCGGCATGCGGACAGGCACGCCGAGACGAAGagcgccagcagcagcagcagcagcagcagcagcagcagcaacaaccgCACAAAGACACCGCCGCTACGTTCCACCGACGGTGACGCCATGGCGCCTCCACGGCCAAAGGAGGAGGCGCATCTCGGCGCACCAGCAGGGACAAAGGCCAAAGTGGAAAAGAAGAGCTACGAGTACCTGGTCAAAAGCGGCATCGCAGGCGGCATAGCAGGCTGCGCAGCCAAGACCGTCGTCGGCCCCCTCGACCGTGTCAAGATCCTCTTCCAGACGCAAAACCCACAGTTTGCAAAATACAGCGGCTCGTGGACCGGCTTCCCCACCGCCGTCCGCGACATCTACCTGCAGGCCGGCGTGCAGGGGCTGTTCAAGGGCCACTCGGCAACCCTCCTACGTATCTTCCCCTACGCCGGCATCAAGTTCCTCGCCTACGAGCAGATCCGTACGCGCGTCATTCACTCCCAAGCGCAAGAAACCGCCGGCCGCCGCTTCGTGTCCGGCAGTCTCGCAGGCATGGTCTCCGTCTTCTTCACCTACCCACTGGAAGTGATCCGTGTGCGCCTCGCCTTCGAAACCCGGGCGGGAGAGAGATCGAACCTCTCCAGTATCGTACGCAAAATCTACTCCGAGACGTCTGCACCGACGTCACACAACCCTACCAACGCTCTCACCGCAACAGCGACCCAGGCGGCCGAGAAACTGACACCACAGACCGGTCTGTCCAATTTCTTCCGCGGCTTCACGCCCACGCTGCTCGGCATGGTGCCCTACGCCGGCGCCTCGTTCCTCGCACACGATACCATGAGCGACGCCATGCGTTGGCCCGCTCTCGCGCCTTACACCGTCCTGCCCAACACGGGTCGCGAAGAAACGTCCACGACAAGCCCAAAGCCCGCACAACTGCGCTACTGGGCCGAGCTGAGCACCGGCGGAATGGCAGGCTTCGTCTCACAAACCGTCTCGTACCCTTTGGAGGTGATACGGCGGCGGATGCAGGTCGGCGGTGTGGTGGGCGATGGGCACAGGCTAGGGATTGCCGAAGTGGCCAAGCGCATCTATGTCGAAAGGGGATGGAGGGGATACTTTGTAGGCTTGACGATAGGCTACGTCAAGGTGGTGCCCATGGTGGCGACGAGTTTCTTCGTTTACGAGCGCGGCAAGTTCTATCTTGGAATATGA
- a CDS encoding Pumilio y domain member 6, with the protein MAGIKRDSAAAAVSAKSKKDKLEKKSSKGESKHAVKPVKKSHKVAEALEESDTSEQDNSYGGFSANPDVDMADSDSEEQPKSKTQKRKAEDEPTEKKKKSKYETPKEISSKLADMHASNSREAHAKQKALAKERKNAKPNADVIERSKKLWEKLRLKSHVDKDERKELVKELFEIITGRVKDFVFKHDSVRVIQTAIKYSTMEQRRMIARELKGEFKVLSEGKYSKFLIAKLVEKGDPEIRDLIITEFYGHVKRMINHPEAAWILDDIYRAVATQEQKNRLLREWYGAEFSIKGLGPQGTDSADLATILEESPEKRKPIMSYLENQINSLIQKKLNGFTMLHDAMLQYFLVCEPGTEQANDFLEHLKPDPTLKEGEEADNVDLMKNLAFTKSGSRLVSLCFAYGSAKDRKLFLRPYKDTIETMAFDQHAHHVLLAALAVTDDTKLSSKSIYSELLPSNDTLAEKVLNLCNDARARTVLLYPFAADAKWFLDDSTRERLTEIYTIRQTTSKKDPNTRLQEVTKSIEAQLLNAITARAADFASFTFGLQFMGEILVGAPEVEPKTRKEALAEVARLSQSILGSSLPASAGDSKATSHGKNMLKTLVQGGKFDPQAKKVVPVTPALGFADMLWAEIKDNVVDWATGEGSFVIVALTEAEAFEKKNEVLKALKKDKKKLETAAGPAKSKDADAKVKKGKKGEKKEDAPRGNAGARILLEKL; encoded by the exons ATGGCCGGAATCAAGCGCGACTCTGCGGCAGCTGCTGTGTCGGCGAAAAGTAAGAAGGACAAGTTGGAGAAGAAGTCGTCCAAGGGCGAGTCCAAGCATGCTGTCAAGCCTGTGAAGAAAAGCCACAAGGTTGCTGAAGCCCTCGAAGAATCCGACACCAGCGAGCAGGACAACAGCTACGGCGGCTTTTCCGCCAACCCGGACGTTGACATGGCCGACAGCGACTCGGAAGAGCAGCCAAAGTCCAAGACGCAGAAGCGCAAAGCAGAAGACGAGCCCACggaaaagaagaagaagtccAAGTACGAGACGCCCAAGGAGATTTCGTCCAAGCTGGCCGACATGCATG CCAGCAACTCGCGCGAAGCACACGCAAAGCAAAAGGCCCTTGCCAAAGAACGCAAAAACGCCAAGCCGAACGCCGACGTTATCGAGCGTTCCAAGAAGCTGTGGGAGAAGCTGCGTCTCAAGTCGCACGTCGACAAGGACGAGAGGAAAGAACTTGTCAAGGAGCTCTTTGAGATCATCACCGGCCGCGTCAAGGACTTCGTCTTCAAGCACGACTCCGTACGAGTCATCCAGACAGCAATCAAGTACTCCACCATGGAGCAGAGAAGAATGATTGCGCGCGAACTCAAGGGCGAGTTCAAGGTGTTGTCTGAGGGCAAATACTCCAAGTTCTTGATCGCCAAGCTGGTCGAAAAGGG TGACCCAGAGATTCGCGACCTGATCATCACCGAGTTCTACGGACACGTCAAGCGCATGATCAACCACCCCGAGGCAGCATGGATCTTGGATGATATCTACAGAGCAGTTGCCACACAAGAGCAGAAGAACCGCCTTTTGCGCGAGTGGTATGGTGCAGAATTCTCCATCAAGGGCCTTGGGCCGCAGGGCACAGACAGTGCAGACCTGGCAACCATCCTTGAAGAGTCACCGGAGAAGAGAAAGCCCATCATGAGTTACCTCGAGAACCAGATCAATTCTCTGATTCAGAAGAAGCTCAACGGCTTCACCATGCTGCACGACGCCATGTTGCAGTACTTTCTTGTCTGCGAACCAGGCACAGAGCAAGCGAACGATTTCTTGGAGCACCTCAAACCTGACCCAACCCTCAAGGAGGGAGAAGAGGCCGACAACGTTGACTTGATGAAGAACCTAGCATTCACAAAGTCTGGCTCTCGACTCGTATCACTTTGCTTCGCATACGGCTCAGCAAAGGACCGAAAGTTATTCCTGAGACCTTACAAGGACACAATCGAGACCATGGCCTTCGACCAACATGCGCACCATGTTCTCCTTGCCGCCTTGGCCGTTACAGATGACACCAAGTTATCTTCCAAGTCGATATACAGCGAACTTCTCCCAAGCAACGACACCCTCGCCGAGAAGGTCCTAAATCTTTGCAACGACGCACGCGCCCGCACGGTTCTTCTTTACCCCTTCGCCGCTGATGCCAAGTGGTTCCTAGACGACAGCACACGCGAGCGTCTTACAGAAATCTACACAATCCGGCAAACAACCTCCAAAAAGGACCCCAACACTCGTCTCCAGGAGGTCACCAAGAGCATAGAGGCCCAGCTCCTCAACGCCATTACCGCACGTGCCGCGGATTTTGCATCCTTTACATTCGGTCTGCAATTTATGGGTGAGATCCTTGTTGGGGCGCCGGAAGTCGAACCAAAGACACGCAAAGAGGCGCTTGCTGAGGTTGCGCGCCTGTCGCAGTCGATTCTTGGCTCTTCGCTGCCGGCCAGTGCTGGCGACAGCAAGGCCACCAGTCACGGTAAGAACATGCTCAAAACGCTTGTCCAAGGCGGCAAGTTTGACCCCCAGGCCAAGAAGGTCGTGCCTGTCACTCCAGCGCTTGGGTTCGCGGACATGCTCTGGGCAGAGATCAAGGATAACGTCGTTGATTGGGCCACCGGCGAAGGATCGTTTGTTATTGTTGCGTTGACTGAAGCCGAGGCTTTCGAGAAGAAGAACGAGGTGCTGAAGGCACTgaagaaggacaagaagaAGCTGGAGACTGCTGCAGGGCCAGCAAAGAGCAAGGATGCAGATGCGAAGGTTAAAAAGGGGAAGAAGGgcgagaagaaggaagatGCGCCCAGGGGTAATGCTGGCGCGAGGATATTGCTTGAGAAGTTGTAG
- a CDS encoding Protein-serine/threonine phosphatase, translating to MPKDSDVPQPGPARLAKGAGPDEWLEQAKQCKYLPEADMKRLCEIVKECLMEESNIQPVRTPVTVCGDIHGQFYDLLELFRVAGGMPNDSPHAPEAPPVTLPSKINPADLEPPTSITDPKVKRKMKRRFQRDPNYIGPASPPGGDGDDIEGDDEEEETRGRSRSVHDRRSTGSMSDAGSTRNTVVGNGQQNFVFLGDFVDRGYFSLETFTLLMCLKAKFPDRVTLVRGNHESRQITQVYGFYEECQTKYGNASVWKACCQVFDFLALAAIVDGKVLCVHGGLSPEIRTLDQIRVVARAQEIPHEGAFCDLVWSDPEDVDTWAVSPRGAGWLFGDKVSSEFNHVNGLQLIARAHQLVNEGYKYHFKDKDVVTVWSAPNYCYRCGNVASIMNLGEDLKQEFQIFSAVPDHRRAVPAGRGGRGEYFL from the exons atgCCCAAAGACAGCGACGTGCCCCAGCCGGGCCCCGCGCGCCTCGCCAAAGGCGCCGGGCCCGACGAGTGGCTGGAGCAGGCCAAGCAGTGCAAGTACCTGCCCGAGGCCGACATGAAGAGGCTGTGTGAGATTGTCAAGGAGTGCCTGATGGAGG AGTCCAACATCCAGCCCGTCCGCACCCCCGTCACCGTGTGTGGAGACATCCATGGCCAGTTCTACGACCTCCTCGAGCTCTTCCGCGTCGCCGGAGGCATGCCCAACGACTCTCCCCACGCCCCAGAGGCCCCTCCCGTCACCCTGCCCAGCAAGATCAACCCCGCCGACCTCGAGCCCCCCACGAGCATCACAGATCCAAAGGTCAAGCGCAAGATGAAGAGGCGATTCCAGCGCGACCCAAACTACATTGGCCCTGCCAGCCCCCCgggcggcgacggcgacgacaTCGAGGGAGAcgacgaagaggaggagacGCGCGGCCGGAGCAGGAGTGTCCACGACAGGCGGAGTACAGGCTCCATGTCAGACGCCGGCTCCACCCGCAACACCGTCGTCGGCAACGGTCAGCAGAACTTTGTCTTCCTCGGCGATTTCGTCGACCGTGGCTACTTTAGTCTGGAGACGTTTACGCTGTTGATGTGCTTGAAGGCAAA GTTCCCCGACCGCGTCACACTGGTCCGCGGAAACCACGAATCCAGACAGATCACCCAAGTCTACGGCTTCTACGAGGAGTGCCAGACAAAGTACGGAAACGCTTCCGTATGGAAGGCTTGCTGTCAGGTCTTCGACTTCCTCGCCCTGGCCGCCATCGTCGACGGCAAGGTGCTTTGCGTCCACGGAGGCCTGAGTCCCGAGATCCGCACCCTGGATCAGATCCGCGTCGTGGCCCGCGCACAAGAAATCCCCCACGAAGGCGCCTTCTGTGACCTGGTGTGGAGTGACCCCGAAGACGTGGACACATGGGCCGTTTCGCCCAGAGGAGCCGGTTGGCTGTTCGGAGACAAGGTCTCCTCGGAATTCAATCACGTCAACGGCCTCCAACTCATCGCACGAGCACATCAGCTCGTCAACGAAGGATACAAG TACCACTTCAAGGACAAGGATGTCGTCACTGTTTGGTCCGCCCCCAACTACTGTTACCGCTGCGGTAACGTCGCCTCCATCATGAACCTTGGCGAAGATCTCAAGCAAGAGTTCCAGATCTTCAGCGCCGTGCCTGACCATCGCCGTGCTGTTCCAGCCGGACGCGGTGGACGAGGAGAGTACTTTTTGTAG